The Flavobacteriales bacterium genome contains the following window.
TAATGCTAGTTCACCAAACTCGAATGGTGTACCACAAAACGGACAACCATTATAACGTTCTAATGGAAATGTATTTTCAGGAATTACGTGTCCACAAGCTAATGCTGTTCCTTTATTTGATTTAACCAAATTAGTAAACCATGTTACAATATGATCTAAACGAGTCTCTCCTGTAGGCTTCCCCCATCCTTTGACTAAAGGCGTCCAATTCTTTTCAACACCTGTCACCTCTTTCAAGTATTCTAAGATCACCAACTTGTCTTTGGGGGTTAAAGCATTAACAGCATGTAATAACTCCTCTGAAAAAACAAATCCCATTTTGCTTGCCTGAGCAACTAATGCTGATGTTGTCTCATTTATTTTTGTGAATGTATTATTAGTAGGCACAACTATTGCTCCTTGTCTTAAACTAACTTTTACAATTTCATTTTTCATATTCTTATTTTTTTATTTATTAAATCAGGTAATTCTGTTTCTGTGTTCTATTTGTCCTAAAGATTGAAGTAAGAAACAATTGACCTTAATTCTATGTGATAATTAACAAACTGCCCTCAAAGGGTAGGATTCGAACCTACATTTTCCAATATGAAGTAAGTTTGTTTTGACCACAAAATGTTATGCTGTCGGACAGGTGGGATTCGAACCCACGACCCGGGCGAAAAAAGCGCGAAGTAAGTTTACCTTGGCCATTGATTGGCAATTAAAAAACTGACCTGCTCTACCAACTGAGCTACTGTCCGAAATAGTGCAGGTAATTGTTTAAGTATGATCATTGGTAGTGAGTTGAAGTAACTTAAACTTGACCTTTTCTATTGTTGGAAGAACGTTTTCTTCCTTTTGACAGTTCAAAGGTTAAAACACACTACGCAACCTTTTTGCGCAATAAAAAACTTTCTATTTTTTTATTTCATTTTTTGCTTTATTATCGTCTTTCTTTACTTTTTTCTTTTTGGGCATTTTACTTTTTATCCTTGCTTTAATACTTTGGATATCATCCATCAAATACTCACTATAGGCATTCTTTTTGGCTTCTTTTAAAGTTTTTAATGCTTGATTATAAGCCTTTCTATATTCCTGCAAAATTGCCCTTTTCAAATGCAATCGTCCTTTTTCTATTCCTTTAAGCGTTAATGCAAAATCAATTAAACGCTTGGCTTCATCAAAATCTTCATTGATCATTAAAACATCTGCGTAATAGAAATAAACGTCAAAAGCATAAACATCTATACTGATCGCTTCACTATAATATGTTTTGGCCAATTCATAATTCTTAAACACATCGGCTTGGACTCTTCCCATTAAGCATAGTGTCATTGGAGATTTATCGTCCATGGAATAAGCATACTGTAATGCTTCCACAGTTCCTTCCAAATCATAAGGATAGCTGTCTATTGCTTTGATTAAATAGGTATTTATTTGTTCCATATTTCTTTTCTTAATTCATTTTTCAGATGATTCCGCTCTTTTTTATAGCGGTTTTTCTGAGTTTTATTCTTTTTAAAATCAGTTCCGTTTATTTTCCGAACAGGATTTCCCCTTTGTAGATTAAGGTGGTTTTCCCATGTTGCTTGAACCTTTTGTTTGAGTTCTTCTAACTGCTGTTCATAAAACTTTTCGGTCAGGCGAGCTATAGCTATTTTCTTATTCTGATGCTGAGAGCGGGTATCCATAACGGTTACTGAAACTCCACTTTCTTTATGTATTGCTCGAACAGCAGAACTTACTTTATTGACATGTTGCCCTCCAGCACCTTGACTTCTCATCGTCTGAAATTGAACATTGCGTAAATCCAATTCTGTAATCATTTTCTCTTCTAATAGAAAAACACCTATAAACCAATTTTTTCGTTTATGCATTTTTCGATATTGGCTCTTCCCTACCCATTGGATAGTCCCTACCCAAGTTTCGATAAACTTGGATAAGTCCTTTCCTTCTATAGCAACAGTTGCAGATTGAAGGGTTCCGTTTTCTAGGCCTTCTGTTCGATGTAGAACAGTATGCTTAAAGTTTTCTTGTTTACATTCTTCCAATATTAACTTCAAGACCTGAGCGACAACAAAACTGCACTCTACCGGACCTCTTCCTGCTGTTATTTGTATCAATTGCTTCATCATTTTTTTCCTTTATCCATTCTTACAATTCTCGGAATAAACTTCCCTACAACCTCTACTAACTCTAACTGATTCCCCATCACTTTATCAATATCTTTATAAGCCATAGGAGCTTCGTCTAATCCACCACTAATTAAGGTCACCTTATTCTCTTTAAGCACTTTCTTCATTTCACTTTTTGTAAAATTCTCCATACACTTTCTTCTAGAAAACACTCTACCTGCTCCATGAGATGCGCTTTCTAAACTGTTCTTGTTACCACGTCCTCTAACAATGTAACCTGGTGCTGTCATAGATCCTGGAATAATTCCCAACTCTCCTTTTCTTGCTGGTGTTGCTCCTTTTCTATGCACAATTGTTTCTGTTCCATTTACCATTTGTTTCCAAGCAAAATTGTGTAGGTTTTGCACTTTCCCAACTGCTCTCACCCCAAGTAACTTTGCTATTCTAGCATGAATATCATCGTGACAAGCTTTTGCATAATCTCCTGCCAAACTCATCGCTGCCCAATATTCCCTCCCATCATGAGAGTTCATGTCTAACCAAGCCAAATGCTGAACTTGCTTAGGCAGAGGACATTGCTTTTCGGCTAAACGTGTATAATGCATTGCTATATTTGCTCCCAAGCCTCTAGATCCACTGTGTGACAACAATCCAATATATCGTCCTAAAGGCAAATTCCATTCATTATTTTCATCAGTGATATCAACCTCTCCAAACTCTACAAAGTGATTTCCACTCCCTGAGGAGCCGAGTTGTTTATAGGCTTTTTCTTTTAAACGCTTTACCACATCAATGCTTTGAAATTCATCTCTATAGAAGATATCGTGATCATGCAGTTTTTTATGGATTTCTTTTGGACCAAACTTCGTGTGCTCTTTTAAAATATTTTCCAAAAACTGTCTTTTCCCATCAATATAGGTTGCGTTAATTGGAAAAATACTTAAACACATACTACACCCAATATCTACCCCTACACCATAAGGAATAATGGCGTTTTTAGTTGCTAAAACTCCTCCTATTGGTAAACCATAACCACTATGCGCATCTGGCATTAACGCCCCTGCTACAGCTACTGGCAACTTTAACGACTCAAACAATTGGTGTTTAGCCCCATCAGAAATTTCATTTTCTCCAAAGATCACATAAGGTGCTCTTTGAGGATTTAGCTGATGACGTACTGTTTTTTCTTTTTGTAATAATGCTTCTATAATCTTCCCCCAGAATGGATCTAATCGATACGCTTCCGGAGTTTTCATTACTTCTTTTAATTCATTGATTACTTTTTCTTTCTTTTCTTTTTTCTTGTATCGATTCAAATGCCCTAGAGCAATATTTATCGAGTTGTTTTTAGGAAATCCCAGTTTAATGAGGTCTTTCCCAGATATTTTATTTTTCATTTTTGTAATTTTTTAACGCTCGTTGTTATACGTTTTAACCAACTGAGCTAAATTCTTTTTTACCGAAAGTTTATTCCTTTTATATTTCGAAAGTCCCCAATCTTTATACTTACCTCCTTTCCAATAAGTGTTATAATAACCTGCTTTATTGAATTGTTGCTCAATCAAATCATCTCTACTTTCTAGTGCTGGATCTATGATTTTGGTATGTGTAACATAAGCTCGTCTATATCTAATTTTATAAACGTTCTTGGGTATTCTAACATAAAATCGCGTTCGGAATTTTCGTTCTTTTTTGTATTGGAAAGGTGTACATAAACGCTGCGCTTTTTTACCTAGGCGATTAAACTGCTTTTTACTGATTGTTGGAAGCCCTCTGTAGATACAATATTGGGAAACTTGTTTATCCCATGCTTTTTCGCAATCTACTTTGGTCTTTCCCCAAAAAACATGATCGATTAGTTGATATATTTCTAGTATAGCTTCTTGATTTTTGTACCGATCAAGATTTACTGTCAACACAATTTCCTTATACCAGCCATGTCTTATTGGTTTTTCTAACTTAGCATATCCTAATGCTTTTTTAGTTTCCCAGATTTTTCTTCTTTCCTTTACTAAACTTCGAACTTCTTTCTCTCGTTTCGATTTAATGTGTTTAGGTTTCATTCAACTTTTTTATTGTCATAAAATGAGCTAAGATTTCGAACTTCCTATTCGAACTCCTAGTTGAAATTCAGCCGTCACATTCTTGCTGAATATCTAATGTTTAAATTGATATTGCATTTTCTTAATTTTTGAGTGGTTTAACTTTTAATTGATTTTTTAGATTAAAAGTTTGAGAAAGATTTGATTAGATGGTCATTGATCTAAAACAAAAAAGTCCGAAACTTTTAATACAGCTTCGGACTTTTCATCTATTTAGAGTTTTTATTTTCTATTCTGAAAATTGAGCCCAAAGCATCTTCCTTGCATCAAGTGCAATTGGATTTTGTATTTTAATTGAATTAAACATTTTGCTTTGGTTTTTATTTGATTTTGTAAATTCCCCCTTGGAATTCTTCTGCAAAGATAATGGCAGGCTTTTTATTTTTCCAAACTTTTTTTGAAAAAAATAGCTCACTTTTTTCTTACTACGAAGTAGTAGATTTATTTTAAAATCCAAATTATTGAACTAATTTTTAAGCCATTCAGCCATTTTTTGCTTATTTTTTCTTTTCAGAAGAAACATTACTCCTCTTTCTTTTTCTCTTTTTCCATGGCGCATTTTTCTGCCAATCACCAGCCATAATACTTCCATAAGGAACCACTTCATCAATAACTTTTCCTAATCCATATTCGGTCATTTGATCCCTAACAGTCTCAGCATTTTTATAGGCTGAGGGTAATTCGGTAATATCAACCTCATTAGAAAAAAATCGAACATCCAACCCTCTGGTTTCTTCCTCAAAAATAGACTCAATTGTTTGTTCTCCTTTGCTTTTTCTATGGGCTGATCTACTCATATTTCTACCAGCTCCATGTGGAGCAAAACCTAAATTACTAGCAGTTGTTTCCCCTTCTACAATCAATACTGGTTCAGCCATATTCAATGGAATTAATCGTGGTCCTGTAATATCTGGCATAAACTTAGAATCCAAAGGGGTTGCTCCTTTAGCATGATAGAACAAATCTCCATCTTTAAATACAAAGTTATGTTCATTCCAATATCTATTTTCTACTGTTCCTCCTACAGCTTCTACAGTTGCATCATGAATACAAACATGATTTTGTTTCGTCCACTTTCTCACAATTTGCAATGCATCCCAATAAGTTTTACCTTCCTCTGTATCAAATGGAATCCAAGCGTTTTGCTTTAAGGTATCTTTTGAGATACTTCTTCTAAACCGGTCAGCAATCGTCATCCCTTTTTTAAATAATCTTGCTCCTACACCTCTAGATCCATGATGGGTTACCATCATCGTATTCCCCGTTTTCTTTGACTTCCCAACAAATAAAAAATGGTTTCCATCTCCTTGTGTTCCAAGGTGAGATCTGGCAACACTAATTGTTTGTTTATCGTTCAAATATTCATTGGATTCGAAGTCTTCCAATAATGCTTTAGGAAATCTAAATTGACTATTTCTATCCCTACCTCCATAACCAAAATGGGTTACAGAATGTGCCGCATCCAATACTATTTTAGGATCTACTTTTCCAAAATCAGTTAACATGACCGAACAACAAATATCTGCTGAATGCATCCCTGGATGAATAGCATTTTTTGCTACAGCAACTCCCCCAACTGGTATTGTACCATCTGGTCCTGTCGGACAAGCGTCTGGCATAATTGAACCATCTACTATTGTTGGTGTTTTCATCAACGTTTTCATGCTTGAAATCACTTTCTCAACATTTTCTTTTTCTAAATCATTTTCTGCTTTAATATTGATATTTACAGCCGCTGGATGATCCAACAATTCGATCATTGGTTCGGGCTGATGTTGTTCTAAATATTTAACAACCTCATCTTCTGTTAAATCATTGGTATTGATATACTCTAATGCTTCTGCAAACCATTTACCTGGTTGAAAACCTCTTTCTACTAAATCTTTTCCTGTAATTTTCATAGTTCTTTTCTTTTTGATGATACAAAGGTTTAACAGTTCTACGCAGTTATTTTGCGTAGTTTATTTTATTCTCTTAATTTCACAAAAAAATCTTAAAAATGGCTCAAAATAAAAATGCTTTAATTCGCTATAAGACTATTGATAAGTGTTTACAAAATAACTATAAAAAATGGACTTTAAATGATTTGATTGAAGCTTGTTCTGATGCCTTATATGAATATGAGGGAAGAACCATAAACGTGAGTAAACGTACTGTACAACTTGATATACAATTGATGCGAAGCGATAAATTGGGATACAATGCTCCCATTACTGTTTATGATAAAAAATATTATCGTTATGATGATCCTAATTATTCGATTACAGACATTCCTTTGACTGAAAACGACATGAATGTGCTCACTGAAACTGTTGAAATGCTGAAGCAATTTAAAGACTTCTCTCTCTTTTCTGAACTGGGTGGAATTATTCAACGTTTAGAAGATAAAGTCTATACCGAAAAAACACATCAAAATGCTATTATTCACTTAGATAAAAATGAACATTTGAAAGGGTTAAAGCATTTAGACACATTGTATCAAGCTATTCTAAAAAAACTTGTTTTGAAAATTGACTATCAATCTTTTAAGGCAAGAAAAGCTTCAACCATTATTTTTCATCCATTTATCTTAAAGGAATACAACAACCGATGGTTTTTAGTTGGCAAAAAGAAAAAATCAGGAAGGATTGATACGCTAGCTTTGGACCGTATGGAAACTATAGACTATGATTTAGACATTCCACACCTGGAGGAAGAGTTTGATGGAGATCACCACTATAAAAACACTATAGGAGTAACAGTACTCGATGAAGAGCATGTTCAAGATGTTGTTCTAAAGATTGAAAGAACTAATGCCCCCTACGTATTAACAAAACCTCTACATCATTCTCAAGAATTTA
Protein-coding sequences here:
- a CDS encoding WYL domain-containing protein; protein product: MAQNKNALIRYKTIDKCLQNNYKKWTLNDLIEACSDALYEYEGRTINVSKRTVQLDIQLMRSDKLGYNAPITVYDKKYYRYDDPNYSITDIPLTENDMNVLTETVEMLKQFKDFSLFSELGGIIQRLEDKVYTEKTHQNAIIHLDKNEHLKGLKHLDTLYQAILKKLVLKIDYQSFKARKASTIIFHPFILKEYNNRWFLVGKKKKSGRIDTLALDRMETIDYDLDIPHLEEEFDGDHHYKNTIGVTVLDEEHVQDVVLKIERTNAPYVLTKPLHHSQEFIDRDQQGYVTVKLRVHINFELERLILGFGETIEVLAPRLLRKRISKKLNKAAAQYG
- the prfH gene encoding peptide chain release factor H, with the translated sequence MKQLIQITAGRGPVECSFVVAQVLKLILEECKQENFKHTVLHRTEGLENGTLQSATVAIEGKDLSKFIETWVGTIQWVGKSQYRKMHKRKNWFIGVFLLEEKMITELDLRNVQFQTMRSQGAGGQHVNKVSSAVRAIHKESGVSVTVMDTRSQHQNKKIAIARLTEKFYEQQLEELKQKVQATWENHLNLQRGNPVRKINGTDFKKNKTQKNRYKKERNHLKNELRKEIWNK
- a CDS encoding RtcB family protein, encoding MKITGKDLVERGFQPGKWFAEALEYINTNDLTEDEVVKYLEQHQPEPMIELLDHPAAVNINIKAENDLEKENVEKVISSMKTLMKTPTIVDGSIMPDACPTGPDGTIPVGGVAVAKNAIHPGMHSADICCSVMLTDFGKVDPKIVLDAAHSVTHFGYGGRDRNSQFRFPKALLEDFESNEYLNDKQTISVARSHLGTQGDGNHFLFVGKSKKTGNTMMVTHHGSRGVGARLFKKGMTIADRFRRSISKDTLKQNAWIPFDTEEGKTYWDALQIVRKWTKQNHVCIHDATVEAVGGTVENRYWNEHNFVFKDGDLFYHAKGATPLDSKFMPDITGPRLIPLNMAEPVLIVEGETTASNLGFAPHGAGRNMSRSAHRKSKGEQTIESIFEEETRGLDVRFFSNEVDITELPSAYKNAETVRDQMTEYGLGKVIDEVVPYGSIMAGDWQKNAPWKKRKRKRSNVSSEKKK
- a CDS encoding RtcB family protein; its protein translation is MKNKISGKDLIKLGFPKNNSINIALGHLNRYKKKEKKEKVINELKEVMKTPEAYRLDPFWGKIIEALLQKEKTVRHQLNPQRAPYVIFGENEISDGAKHQLFESLKLPVAVAGALMPDAHSGYGLPIGGVLATKNAIIPYGVGVDIGCSMCLSIFPINATYIDGKRQFLENILKEHTKFGPKEIHKKLHDHDIFYRDEFQSIDVVKRLKEKAYKQLGSSGSGNHFVEFGEVDITDENNEWNLPLGRYIGLLSHSGSRGLGANIAMHYTRLAEKQCPLPKQVQHLAWLDMNSHDGREYWAAMSLAGDYAKACHDDIHARIAKLLGVRAVGKVQNLHNFAWKQMVNGTETIVHRKGATPARKGELGIIPGSMTAPGYIVRGRGNKNSLESASHGAGRVFSRRKCMENFTKSEMKKVLKENKVTLISGGLDEAPMAYKDIDKVMGNQLELVEVVGKFIPRIVRMDKGKK